One genomic window of Deinococcus sp. QL22 includes the following:
- a CDS encoding HD domain-containing phosphohydrolase, producing the protein MTTALNTPFPEAPFDFQLLFEHAGVGLLEIAFDGTIRRINPDGAAFFGLPADALAGQSVLNVTHPDDITRTVAALQSVISGETRMAVLEKRYIRPCGEIIWSRSRVSLLPSPGGEPSSVVAVIADITELKRAQQDLEALNLSLQATLEGGLLGLGIALEARDLETSGHTLRVMQFSMQLGAALGLHPETLAQLKHGASLHDLGKLTIPDAVLLKPGPLDASEWAMMQTHAVNGHEIASRIPTLPREALAVIRSHHERWDGTGYPDRLRGTDIPLLARIFAVCDVYDALTSDRAYKFAWTQDAALTEIAAQRGRQFDPEVVDAFLTLFLD; encoded by the coding sequence ATGACCACTGCCCTGAATACCCCGTTCCCTGAGGCACCGTTCGATTTCCAGCTGCTGTTCGAGCATGCTGGAGTGGGCCTGCTCGAAATTGCTTTTGACGGCACCATCCGCCGGATCAACCCGGACGGCGCAGCGTTCTTTGGTCTTCCCGCTGACGCGCTGGCTGGACAGAGCGTCCTGAACGTCACCCATCCAGACGACATCACCCGCACCGTGGCCGCCCTTCAATCGGTGATCAGCGGAGAAACGAGGATGGCCGTCCTGGAAAAACGCTATATCCGCCCCTGCGGCGAGATCATCTGGTCGCGGTCCAGAGTCAGCCTGCTGCCCTCCCCCGGCGGCGAGCCCAGTTCGGTGGTGGCCGTCATCGCCGACATCACGGAACTCAAACGCGCCCAGCAGGACCTCGAAGCGCTGAACCTCTCCCTGCAGGCCACCCTCGAGGGCGGCCTGCTGGGCCTGGGGATCGCCTTGGAAGCCCGCGACCTCGAAACGTCCGGGCACACCCTGCGCGTGATGCAGTTCAGCATGCAGCTCGGCGCCGCCCTCGGCCTTCACCCCGAAACACTCGCCCAACTCAAGCACGGCGCCAGCCTGCATGACCTCGGCAAGCTCACCATCCCGGACGCCGTGCTGCTCAAGCCCGGCCCGCTGGACGCCAGCGAGTGGGCCATGATGCAGACCCACGCCGTGAACGGGCATGAGATTGCCTCCCGCATTCCGACGCTCCCCCGCGAGGCGCTCGCCGTGATCCGCTCACACCATGAACGCTGGGACGGCACCGGCTACCCGGACCGCCTGCGAGGCACGGACATTCCACTGCTCGCCCGCATCTTTGCCGTGTGCGACGTGTACGACGCCCTGACCAGCGACCGGGCCTACAAGTTCGCCTGGACGCAGGACGCGGCGTTGACTGAGATCGCGGCCCAGCGGGGGCGTCAATTTGACCCTGAGGTCGTCGACGCCTTCCTGACCCTCTTCCTTGACTGA